One segment of Setaria viridis chromosome 4, Setaria_viridis_v4.0, whole genome shotgun sequence DNA contains the following:
- the LOC117851328 gene encoding uncharacterized protein isoform X1, protein MFHSNFVWCRELYVEYHKKQVAKVDDARVTFELSTVLSKEGIEVCMVPSADRPDEVKFAVPLLDADFDFTKLVQGCPWRVPQKIHLQVIFPISRSSSYSSVPSAPRLKLISTPDLKSLFSVEDVKLPPWSNGMCLAEYLPALEESLNLLVVEASASIGARRRFIEALAPTFGRPIEADPIFCKRATVLSISGIFTFLVHFAIPLQFPKQQPVLTLQSSQHCNADGTPITSPPINDYPWSPRWDQAEMVERIYDFLTDECQNFKKFCSDAITQQK, encoded by the exons ATGTTTCATTCTAATTTTGTTTGGTGCAGGGAATTGTACGTTGAATACCACAAGAAGCAGGTCGCCAAGGTGGACGATGCAAGAGTAACGTTTGAACTAAGTACAGTTCTCTCTAAGGAG GGTATTGAAGTCTGCATGGTACCTTCTGCCGATAGG CCAGATGAGGTGAAATTTGCTGTACCACTTCTGGACGCAGACTTCGACTTTACCAAACTGGTGCAAGGATGTCCTTGGAGAGTACCTCAAAAGATCCATCTACAG GTCATTTTTCCAATCAGTAGAAGTTCAAGTTACTCTTCTGTTCCTTCTGCTCCACGACTCAAACTAATCTCAACACCAGATTTGAAATCACTTTTCTCAGTTGAGGATGTGAAACTCCCTCCATGGTCAAACGGGAT GTGTTTAGCGGAGTATCTTCCTGCCTTAGAAGAAAGTCTTAACCTGCTG GTTGTTGAAGCATCAGCTTCAATTGGTGCCAGAAGACGTTTTATTGAGGCACTGGCTCCTACCTTTGGGAGACCGATAGAGGCTGATCCG ATTTTTTGCAAGAGAGCTACAGTACTGTCCATTTCAGGAATTTTCACATTTCTG GTTCACTTTGCTATCCCCCTTCAATTCCCAAAGCAGCAACCTGTCCTCACATTGCAGAGTTCTCAG CACTGTAATGCTGACGGGACACCTATTACGTCGCCCCCGATAAATGACTATCCCTGGAGTCCTAGATGGGATCAGGCAGAAATGGTGGAACGTATCTA TGACTTCCTGACCGATGAGTGCCAAAATTTCAAGAAGTTCTGCAGTGATGCTATCACCCAGCAGAAATAG
- the LOC117851324 gene encoding uncharacterized protein, whose protein sequence is MQSLKRRRGDGDSLHAAKRLEERRLYLIFDDWPWGYSIREIDLRVSTSQKSSQNGAAASGNGAAAASSEGADRHLPQPIICLEAPRGLPLFFAAVGTRIVATHPRDPWDDDSVSGDFMPIVDVRSRGVTFGPSQTHLDIPIYLPVHNGLFALDNCAVSMLSFEPLWPPRLEIRRSSNDGWSWRELPEPPFDRLDVTAYIVSPDETIMVSTNEGTFTSDIVKIDTEELVWMPSCNQWTLPFTGRGYFVSCLGTNVGLSKDPATLGHLVGATDGGKLKLCKEKLFSQDPAETHVGATLLHMQDGNGDGNEFCLVQCVSVEHGNDDQELKEGGEEVPIEHGDDDQELKEGGSRYLYRLTTFSVSYDNNGDLTTGGTCKVQCYKVPKQTTERFLNVDPVAFWL, encoded by the coding sequence ATGCAATCGCTaaagcgccggcgcggtgatgGTGACAGCCTCCACGCGGCAAAGCGTCTGGAGGAGCGCCGCCTCTACCTCATCTTTGATGACTGGCCGTGGGGATACAGCATCCGCGAGATAGACTTGCGCGTCTCCACCAGTCAGAAGTCATCACagaacggcgccgccgcctcaggcaacggcgccgccgccgcctccagcgaaGGCGCTGACCGGCACTTGCCTCAGCCTATCATCTGCTTGGAGGCACCGCGGGGGTTACCCTTGTTCTTCGCCGCCGTTGGCACCAGGATCGTGGCGACGCATCCCAGAGATCCCTGGGACGATGACTCGGTGTCCGGTGACTTCATGCCCATCGTCGACGTCCGCTCGCGGGGCGTCACCTTTGGCCCTAGCCAGACGCATCTCGATATTCCCATCTACCTCCCTGTCCACAATGGGTTGTTCGCTTTGGACAACTGCGCCGTCTCGATGCTCTCCTTCGAGCCGCTCTGGCCCCCGCGGCTGGAAATTCGTCGCAGTAGCAACGATGGGTGGTCGTGGCGCGAACTCCCGGAGCCGCCATTCGACAGGCTGGATGTCACTGCCTACATTGTGAGCCCTGATGAGACGATCATGGTCAGCACCAACGAGGGCACCTTCACCTCGGACATCGTGAAGATCGACACGGAGGAGCTTGTTTGGATGCCATCTTGCAACCAGTGGACGCTGCCATTCACCGGCCGCGGGTACTTTGTCAGCTGCCTGGGAACCAATGTAGGGCTCTCCAAAGATCCGGCCACCCTCGGCCACCTGGTGGGCGCCACCGACGGCGGTAAGCTGAAGCTTTGCAAGGAGAAGTTGTTCAGCCAGGACCCAGCTGAGACCCATGTAGGTGCTACACTCCTCCATATGCAAGATGGGAATGGAGATGGGAATGAGTTTTGCCTTGTCCAGTGCGTCTCTGTTGAACATGGCAACGATGATCAGGAGCTCAAGGAGGGTGGAGAGGAGGTGCCTATTGAACATGGCGACGATGATCAGGAGCTCAAGGAGGGTGGAAGTCGCTATCTTTATCGTTTGACAACGTTCTCTGTCAGCTATGACAACAATGGAGACCTGACGACCGGCGGGACTTGCAAGGTGCAATGCTACAAGGTGCCTAAACAAACCACCGAGAGATTCCTCAATGTGGACCCTGTGGCATTTTGGCTGTAA
- the LOC117851322 gene encoding probable magnesium transporter NIPA6, whose amino-acid sequence MVKTLSGPLSSLRRRRHSTCTPRHRGSRHPASSCRWCGPPADIPVPPAILARASFENETPVRFPGLASLVLVGWLVGFPEGASASQPNDRPAAAENSKGHDRSPGGKAETEEGSRRPGGDKTKPQQAPANPPCSSLQILEAGRREFVCSPPSSWRMMAEVSDNAKGLALAVASSAFIGVSFILKKIGLLRAAKCGARAGGGGYTYLSEPLWWAGMTTMLLGEVANFVAYIFAPAVLVTPLGALSIIVSSVLAHFVLKERLEKLGVLGCVSCIVGSVVVVVHAPEEHMPNSVEEIWNLATQPGFVAYAVTTLLVVGTLVLFFERRYGQTNILIYLGICSSMGSLTVVSIKAIGVAIKLTLDGVNQAAYPYTWFFLMVAVTCGVSQINYLNKALDTFNLAIVSPIYYVMFTTLTIVASGIMFKDWAGQSLSSIASELCGLITILSGTILLHAAEEGANNSAALLPWPLDKGSISWCISLSSDNLLKNVEEDYFAALQN is encoded by the exons ATGGTTAAGACACTTTCCGGGCCGCTTTCATCcctgcgtcgtcgtcgccacTCCACATGCACGCCCCGCCACCGCGGATCCAGGCATCCAGCTTCGTCGTGCCGGTGGTGTGGTCCGCCAGCTGACATCCCGGTCCCACCAGCGATCCTGGCCCGCGCGTCATTCGAAAACGAGACACCCGTGCGCTTTCCTGGCCTGGCCTCCCTCGTCCTGGTTGGCTGGCTGGTTGGGTTCCCGGAAGGAGCCAGCGCCAGCCAACCAAacgaccggccggcggccgcggagaATAGCAAGGGCCACGACCGCTCGCCAGGAGGCAAGGCCGAAACAGAAGAGGGGAGCCGGCGGCCAGGCGGGGACAAAACCAAGCCACAGCAGGCGCCGGCCAACCCTCCTTGTTCTTCCCTTCAAATTTTGGAGGCGGGACGGAGGGAATTCGTTTGCTCCCCCCCATCCTCCTGGCGGATGATGGCGGAGGTGTCGGACAACGCCAAGGGCctggcgctcgccgtcgcctccaGCGCCTTCATCGGCGTCAGCTTCATCCTCAAGAAGATCGGCCTCCTTCGCGCCGCCAAGTGCGGCGCCCGCGCAG GTGGTGGAGGATACACTTACCTTTCCGAGCCACTGTGGTGGGCTGGGATGACCACAA TGCTGCTTGGGGAGGTTGCAAACTTTGTTGCTTACATATTTGCGCCAGCTGTACTCGTGACTCCTCTCGGAGCATTAAGCATAATAGTGAG TTCAGTGTTGGCACACTTTGTGCTGAAGGAGCGGCTTGAGAAGCTCGGGGTCCTTGGCTGTGTATCATGCATAGTAGGttcagttgttgttgttgtgcatGCTCCGGAAGAGCATATGCCTAACTCTGTTGAAGAAATCTGGAACCTAGCTACTCAACCAG GTTTTGTAGCATATGCAGTGACTACATTGTTAGTCGTGGGAACACTAGTTCTCTTCTTTGAACGTCGATATGGTCAGACTAATATCCTAATATATCTGGGTATCTGCTCTTCAATGGGATCACTAACG GTTGTTAGCATCAAAGCCATTGGTGTTGCCATAAAGCTTACATTGGATGGAGTGAATCAGGCTGCTTATCCATACACGTGGTTTTTTCTTATGGTTGCAGTTACCTGTGGGGTTTCTCAAATAAATTATCTCAACAAG GCATTGGATACATTTAATTTAGCCATCGTTTCTCCTATTTATTATGTGATGTTTACGACCCTTACAATAGTGGCTAGTGGAATTATGTTCAAG GACTGGGCTGGTCAAAGCTTAAGTAGTATTGCTTCTGAATTATGTGGCCTAATAACAATTCTTTCTGGGACAATTTTGTTGCACGCAGCAGAAGAGGGAGCCAACAATTCTGCAG CTTTGTTGCCTTGGCCTTTGGATAAGGGATCCATATCTTGGTGTATCAGCTTAAGCAGCGACAATCTACTGAAGAATGTTGAAGAGGACTACTTCGCAGCTCTGCAAAATTAA
- the LOC117851320 gene encoding endoplasmin homolog isoform X2: MDIIINSLYSNKDIFLRELISNASDALDKIRFLSLTDKEVLGEGATAKLEIQIKLDKEKKILSIRDRGIGMTKEDLIKNLGTIAKSGTSAFVEKMQSGGDLNLIGQFGVGFYSVYLVADYVEVVSKHNDDKQYVWESKADGSFAISEDTWNEPLGRGTEIRLHLRDEAKEYLEEDKLKDLVKRYSEFINFPIYLWSTKEVDVEVPADEEETSEDEESTPETTDEEETEEGEEKKPKTKTIKETTSEWELLNDVKAVWLRSPKEVTDEEYSKFYHSLAKDFGDDKPMAWSHFTAEGDVEFKALLFVPPKAPHDLYESYYNNNKSNLKLYVRRVFISDEFDDLLPKYLNFLKGIVDSDTLPLNVSREMLQQHSSLKTIKKKLIRKALDMIRKIAEEDPDEYSNKDKTDEEKSEMEEKKGQYAKFWNEFGKSIKLGIIEDATNRNRLAKLLRFESTKSDGKLASLDEYISRMKSGQKDIFYITGSSKEQLEKSPFLERLTKKNYEVIFFTDPVDEYLMQYLMDYEDKKFQIGAYYPYYPSIPNQIGAS; encoded by the exons AtggacatcatcatcaactcactCTACAGCAACAAGGACATCTTCCTGAGGGAGCTCATATCCAATGCCTCTGAT GCCTTGGATAAGATTAGATTCCTTTCCCTCACTGATAAGGAGGTTCTGGGTGAAGGTGCCACTGCTAAGCTTGAAATCCAG attaag ttgGACAAAGAGAAGAAGATCCTCTCAATTCGGGATAGGGGTATTGGTATGACCAAGGAAGATCTGATTAAGAACCTTGGAACCATAGCTAAATCTGGGACTTCAG CTTTTGTGGAAAAGATGCAGTCTGGAGGTGACCTCAATCTGATTGGGCAGTTTGGTGTTGGTTTCTATTCTGTGTACTTGGTTGCTGACTATGTTGAAGTGGTTAGCAAGCACAACGATGACAAACA GTATGTGTGGGAGTCAAAGGCTGATGGATCATTCGCTATATCCGAGGATACATGGAATGAACCCCTTGGCCGTGGAACTGAGATAAGACTCCATCTGCGAGATGAGGCCAAGGAGTACTTGGAAGAGGACAAGCTAAAG gatttggTGAAGAGGTACTCTGAGTTCATCAACTTCCCCATTTATCTGTGGTCAACCAAGGAGGTTGATGTTGAAGTGCCAGCTGACGAGGAGGAAACAAGTGAAGACGAGGAGTCGA CCCCAGAAACCACAGATGAGGAAGAGACAGAGGAAGGTGAAGAGAAGAAGCCCAAGACAAAGACAATAAAGGAGACTACTTCTGAGTGGGAGCTTCTGAATGATGTGAAGGCTGTATGGCTTCGTAGCCCCAAGGAGGTTACTGATGAAGAATACTCAAAGTTTTACCACTCACTGGCTAAG gacttcggtgatgacaagcctatGGCATGGAGCCACTTCACTGCTGAGGGAGATGTTGAGTTCAAAGCTTTGCTATTTGTTCCTCCGAAGGCTCCACATGATCTGTATGAGAGTTACTACAACAATAACAAGTCAAACCTCAAGTTGTATGTTAGAAGAGTTTTTATCTCTGATGAATTTGATGACCTCCTTCCGAAGTATCTCAACTTTTTGAAG GGTATTGTTGATTCAGACACACTGCCCCTAAATGTATCACGAGAAATGCTTCAACAACATAGCAGTCTGAAGACCATCAAGAAGAAACTGATCCGCAAAGCTCTTGACATGATTAGGAAAATTGCTGAAGAAGATCCTGATGAGTACAGCAACAAAGATAAGACAG ATGAAGAGAAAAGTGaaatggaggagaagaagggccaGTATGCCAAGTTCTGGAATGAGTTTGGCAAATCGATCAAGCTGGGCATCATCGAAGATGCAACTAACAGGAACCGCCTTGCCAAGCTTCTTAGATTTGAAAG tACCAAGTCAGATGGCAAACTTGCCTCTCTTGACGAGTACATTTCAAGGATGAAGTCAGGGCAGAAAGACATCTTCTACATCACGGGAAGCAGCAAAGAACAGCTGGAGAAGTCTCCGTTCCTTGAGAGGCTAACCAAGAAGAACTATGAG GTTATCTTCTTCACTGACCCAGTGGACGAGTACCTGATGCAATACCTGATGGACTACGAGGACAAGAAGTTCCAGATTGGTGCTTATTATCCTTATTATCCTTCAATTCCCAACCAGATTGGTGCTAGTTAG
- the LOC117851325 gene encoding uncharacterized protein codes for MSPSAAAAAPASTSAPPLAPLIAAQLNYLISHSKPPIRVGQIWSGCRNGRHSDRFTLSIPFCLDYVHWDVVYNALSPKVAPDVVFGPDDEGFHPLVDYAEAGNGDKSSLACWDCRDPRGLLALVQELRELYVEYHKKQVAKVDDARVTFELSTVLSKEGIEVCMVPSADRPDEVKFAVPLLDADFDFTKLVQGCPWRVPQKIHLQVIFPISRSSSYSSVPSAPRLKLISTPDLKSLFSVEDVKLPPWSNGMCLAEYLPALEESLNLLVVEASASIGARRRFIEALAPTFGRPIEADPIFCKRATVLSISGIFTFLVHFAIPLQFPKQQPVLTLQSSQHCNADGTPITSPPINDYPWSPRWDQAEMVERIYDFLTDECQNFKKFCSDAITQQK; via the exons ATgtctccgtccgccgccgccgccgcgccggcctccaCCTCGGCGCCCCCGCTCGCGCCCCTCATCGCCGCGCAGCTCAACTACCTCATCTCGCACTCCAAGCCTCCAATCAGG GTGGGGCAGATCTGGTCCGGCTGCCGCAACGGCCGCCACTCCGATCGGTTCACGCTCTCCATCCCCTTCTGCCTCGACTACGTCCACT GGGATGTCGTGTACAATGCGCTGTCTCCCAAGGTGGCGCCCGACGTGGTGTTCGGGCCGGACGACGAGGGGTTCCACCCGCTGGTCGATTATGCCGAGGCTGGAAATGGCGATAAGAGCTCCTTGGCATGCTGGGACTGCCGCGACCCCAGGGGACTCCTTGCTCTCGTACAGGAGCTCCG GGAATTGTACGTTGAATACCACAAGAAGCAGGTCGCCAAGGTGGACGATGCAAGAGTAACGTTTGAACTAAGTACAGTTCTCTCTAAGGAG GGTATTGAAGTCTGCATGGTACCTTCTGCCGATAGG CCAGATGAGGTGAAATTTGCTGTACCACTTCTGGACGCAGACTTCGACTTTACCAAACTGGTGCAAGGATGTCCTTGGAGAGTACCTCAAAAGATCCATCTACAG GTCATTTTTCCAATCAGTAGAAGTTCAAGTTACTCTTCTGTTCCTTCTGCTCCACGACTCAAACTAATCTCAACACCAGATTTGAAATCACTTTTCTCAGTTGAGGATGTGAAACTCCCTCCATGGTCAAACGGGAT GTGTTTAGCGGAGTATCTTCCTGCCTTAGAAGAAAGTCTTAACCTGCTG GTTGTTGAAGCATCAGCTTCAATTGGTGCCAGAAGACGTTTTATTGAGGCACTGGCTCCTACCTTTGGGAGACCGATAGAGGCTGATCCG ATTTTTTGCAAGAGAGCTACAGTACTGTCCATTTCAGGAATTTTCACATTTCTG GTTCACTTTGCTATCCCCCTTCAATTCCCAAAGCAGCAACCTGTCCTCACATTGCAGAGTTCTCAG CACTGTAATGCTGACGGGACACCTATTACGTCGCCCCCGATAAATGACTATCCCTGGAGTCCTAGATGGGATCAGGCAGAAATGGTGGAACGTATCTA TGACTTCCTGACCGATGAGTGCCAAAATTTCAAGAAGTTCTGCAGTGATGCTATCACCCAGCAGAAATAG
- the LOC117851328 gene encoding uncharacterized protein isoform X2: protein MVPSADRPDEVKFAVPLLDADFDFTKLVQGCPWRVPQKIHLQVIFPISRSSSYSSVPSAPRLKLISTPDLKSLFSVEDVKLPPWSNGMCLAEYLPALEESLNLLVVEASASIGARRRFIEALAPTFGRPIEADPIFCKRATVLSISGIFTFLVHFAIPLQFPKQQPVLTLQSSQHCNADGTPITSPPINDYPWSPRWDQAEMVERIYDFLTDECQNFKKFCSDAITQQK, encoded by the exons ATGGTACCTTCTGCCGATAGG CCAGATGAGGTGAAATTTGCTGTACCACTTCTGGACGCAGACTTCGACTTTACCAAACTGGTGCAAGGATGTCCTTGGAGAGTACCTCAAAAGATCCATCTACAG GTCATTTTTCCAATCAGTAGAAGTTCAAGTTACTCTTCTGTTCCTTCTGCTCCACGACTCAAACTAATCTCAACACCAGATTTGAAATCACTTTTCTCAGTTGAGGATGTGAAACTCCCTCCATGGTCAAACGGGAT GTGTTTAGCGGAGTATCTTCCTGCCTTAGAAGAAAGTCTTAACCTGCTG GTTGTTGAAGCATCAGCTTCAATTGGTGCCAGAAGACGTTTTATTGAGGCACTGGCTCCTACCTTTGGGAGACCGATAGAGGCTGATCCG ATTTTTTGCAAGAGAGCTACAGTACTGTCCATTTCAGGAATTTTCACATTTCTG GTTCACTTTGCTATCCCCCTTCAATTCCCAAAGCAGCAACCTGTCCTCACATTGCAGAGTTCTCAG CACTGTAATGCTGACGGGACACCTATTACGTCGCCCCCGATAAATGACTATCCCTGGAGTCCTAGATGGGATCAGGCAGAAATGGTGGAACGTATCTA TGACTTCCTGACCGATGAGTGCCAAAATTTCAAGAAGTTCTGCAGTGATGCTATCACCCAGCAGAAATAG
- the LOC117851320 gene encoding endoplasmin homolog isoform X1, translating into MPLMPWIRLDSFPSLIRRFWVKVPLLSLKSSFTKKATPPKKPKPKPFYEKPKLYQTGPKLDKEKKILSIRDRGIGMTKEDLIKNLGTIAKSGTSAFVEKMQSGGDLNLIGQFGVGFYSVYLVADYVEVVSKHNDDKQYVWESKADGSFAISEDTWNEPLGRGTEIRLHLRDEAKEYLEEDKLKDLVKRYSEFINFPIYLWSTKEVDVEVPADEEETSEDEESTPETTDEEETEEGEEKKPKTKTIKETTSEWELLNDVKAVWLRSPKEVTDEEYSKFYHSLAKDFGDDKPMAWSHFTAEGDVEFKALLFVPPKAPHDLYESYYNNNKSNLKLYVRRVFISDEFDDLLPKYLNFLKGIVDSDTLPLNVSREMLQQHSSLKTIKKKLIRKALDMIRKIAEEDPDEYSNKDKTDEEKSEMEEKKGQYAKFWNEFGKSIKLGIIEDATNRNRLAKLLRFESTKSDGKLASLDEYISRMKSGQKDIFYITGSSKEQLEKSPFLERLTKKNYEVIFFTDPVDEYLMQYLMDYEDKKFQIGAYYPYYPSIPNQIGAS; encoded by the exons ATGCCTCTGAT GCCTTGGATAAGATTAGATTCCTTTCCCTCACTGATAAGGAGGTTCTGGGTGAAGGTGCCACTGCTAAGCTTGAAATCCAG cttcactaaaaaagccactccaccgaaaaagccgaagccgaagccgttttatgagaagccgaagctctaccaaacggggcctaagttgGACAAAGAGAAGAAGATCCTCTCAATTCGGGATAGGGGTATTGGTATGACCAAGGAAGATCTGATTAAGAACCTTGGAACCATAGCTAAATCTGGGACTTCAG CTTTTGTGGAAAAGATGCAGTCTGGAGGTGACCTCAATCTGATTGGGCAGTTTGGTGTTGGTTTCTATTCTGTGTACTTGGTTGCTGACTATGTTGAAGTGGTTAGCAAGCACAACGATGACAAACA GTATGTGTGGGAGTCAAAGGCTGATGGATCATTCGCTATATCCGAGGATACATGGAATGAACCCCTTGGCCGTGGAACTGAGATAAGACTCCATCTGCGAGATGAGGCCAAGGAGTACTTGGAAGAGGACAAGCTAAAG gatttggTGAAGAGGTACTCTGAGTTCATCAACTTCCCCATTTATCTGTGGTCAACCAAGGAGGTTGATGTTGAAGTGCCAGCTGACGAGGAGGAAACAAGTGAAGACGAGGAGTCGA CCCCAGAAACCACAGATGAGGAAGAGACAGAGGAAGGTGAAGAGAAGAAGCCCAAGACAAAGACAATAAAGGAGACTACTTCTGAGTGGGAGCTTCTGAATGATGTGAAGGCTGTATGGCTTCGTAGCCCCAAGGAGGTTACTGATGAAGAATACTCAAAGTTTTACCACTCACTGGCTAAG gacttcggtgatgacaagcctatGGCATGGAGCCACTTCACTGCTGAGGGAGATGTTGAGTTCAAAGCTTTGCTATTTGTTCCTCCGAAGGCTCCACATGATCTGTATGAGAGTTACTACAACAATAACAAGTCAAACCTCAAGTTGTATGTTAGAAGAGTTTTTATCTCTGATGAATTTGATGACCTCCTTCCGAAGTATCTCAACTTTTTGAAG GGTATTGTTGATTCAGACACACTGCCCCTAAATGTATCACGAGAAATGCTTCAACAACATAGCAGTCTGAAGACCATCAAGAAGAAACTGATCCGCAAAGCTCTTGACATGATTAGGAAAATTGCTGAAGAAGATCCTGATGAGTACAGCAACAAAGATAAGACAG ATGAAGAGAAAAGTGaaatggaggagaagaagggccaGTATGCCAAGTTCTGGAATGAGTTTGGCAAATCGATCAAGCTGGGCATCATCGAAGATGCAACTAACAGGAACCGCCTTGCCAAGCTTCTTAGATTTGAAAG tACCAAGTCAGATGGCAAACTTGCCTCTCTTGACGAGTACATTTCAAGGATGAAGTCAGGGCAGAAAGACATCTTCTACATCACGGGAAGCAGCAAAGAACAGCTGGAGAAGTCTCCGTTCCTTGAGAGGCTAACCAAGAAGAACTATGAG GTTATCTTCTTCACTGACCCAGTGGACGAGTACCTGATGCAATACCTGATGGACTACGAGGACAAGAAGTTCCAGATTGGTGCTTATTATCCTTATTATCCTTCAATTCCCAACCAGATTGGTGCTAGTTAG